From Streptomyces zhihengii, the proteins below share one genomic window:
- a CDS encoding adenylosuccinate synthase, with product MPALVLLGAQWGDEGKGKATDLLGGSVDYVVRYQGGNNAGHTVVVGDQKYALHLLPSGILSPGCTPVIGNGVVVDPAVLLSELSGLNDRGVDTSKLLISGNAHLITPYNVTVDKVTERFLGKRKIGTTGRGIGPTYADKINRTGIRVQDLYDESILEQKVEAALESKNQLLAKVFNRRAIEPGKIVEEMLQFADALRPYVADTTLILNDAIDAGKVVLFEGGQGTLLDVDHGTYPFVTSSNPTAGGACTGAGVGPTKISRVIGILKAYTTRVGAGPFPTELFDEDGEALRRIGGERGVTTGRDRRCGWFDAVIARYATRVNGLTDFFLTKLDVLTGWEQIPVCVAYEIDGKRVEELPYSQTDFHHAKPIYETLPGWSEDITKAKTFADLPKNAQAYVKALEEMSGAPISAIGVGPGRTETIEINSFL from the coding sequence GTGCCCGCACTTGTGCTGCTCGGTGCTCAGTGGGGTGACGAGGGCAAGGGAAAGGCCACCGACCTCCTCGGTGGATCCGTGGACTATGTGGTGCGCTATCAGGGTGGCAACAACGCGGGCCACACGGTGGTCGTCGGTGACCAGAAGTATGCGCTGCATCTCCTCCCTTCCGGAATCCTCTCGCCCGGATGTACTCCGGTCATCGGCAACGGCGTTGTCGTGGACCCCGCGGTCCTGCTCTCCGAGCTGAGCGGGCTGAACGACCGCGGAGTCGACACGTCCAAGCTGCTGATCAGCGGAAACGCGCATCTGATCACCCCGTACAACGTCACCGTCGACAAGGTGACGGAACGGTTCCTCGGGAAGCGCAAGATCGGCACCACCGGCCGTGGCATCGGCCCGACCTACGCCGACAAGATCAACCGCACCGGCATCCGCGTCCAGGACCTCTACGACGAGTCGATCCTGGAGCAGAAGGTCGAGGCGGCGCTGGAGTCCAAGAACCAGCTCCTCGCCAAGGTCTTCAACCGGCGCGCGATCGAGCCGGGGAAGATCGTCGAGGAGATGCTCCAGTTCGCGGACGCCCTGCGGCCGTACGTCGCGGACACCACGCTGATCCTCAACGACGCCATCGACGCGGGCAAGGTCGTCCTCTTCGAGGGCGGCCAGGGCACGCTCCTCGACGTCGACCACGGCACGTACCCCTTCGTGACGTCCAGCAACCCGACCGCCGGCGGCGCCTGCACGGGCGCGGGCGTGGGCCCGACGAAGATCAGCCGCGTCATCGGCATCCTCAAGGCGTACACGACCCGTGTCGGCGCCGGCCCGTTCCCGACCGAGCTGTTCGACGAGGACGGCGAGGCGCTGCGCCGGATCGGCGGCGAGCGCGGTGTGACCACCGGCCGTGACCGCCGCTGCGGCTGGTTCGACGCGGTCATCGCCCGCTACGCGACCCGGGTCAACGGTCTGACCGACTTCTTCCTCACCAAGCTGGACGTGCTCACCGGCTGGGAGCAGATCCCGGTCTGCGTCGCGTACGAGATCGACGGCAAGCGCGTCGAGGAACTGCCCTACTCGCAGACCGACTTCCACCACGCGAAGCCGATCTACGAGACGCTGCCGGGCTGGTCGGAGGACATCACCAAGGCCAAGACCTTCGCCGACCTGCCGAAGAACGCGCAGGCCTACGTGAAGGCGCTGGAGGAGATGTCCGGCGCGCCGATCTCCGCGATCGGCGTCGGCCCGGGCCGGACCGAGACGATCGAGATCAACTCGTTCCTGTAG
- a CDS encoding diacylglycerol kinase, which translates to MSDHDQLLVVIDPVARRMDGESVRIAKDVLCGGSEAKICLPDGPEEFARALARRGSRRPVVVGDDRALLRAVALLHRDRWLGDGALSLVPVGTSVQLAHSLGVPAGAVAAARAVLDGAVRRLDLLVDESDGVVLGGLTIPALRSAARAEASVWHAARSLVRTLVGPAPPAPAPRHHRLRVEADGVVLADLDDPVEAVSVRAGPDGRAEVVVRRRAVPAPLRADALSVTVSGPDFRYRADTHVTGPVRTRTWTVRPGAWGLTLPAA; encoded by the coding sequence GTGTCGGATCACGACCAGCTGCTGGTGGTCATCGACCCGGTCGCCCGCCGAATGGACGGCGAATCCGTGCGTATCGCGAAGGATGTGCTGTGCGGCGGGTCGGAGGCGAAAATCTGTCTCCCCGACGGTCCGGAAGAATTTGCCCGGGCGCTGGCCCGCAGGGGGTCGAGGCGGCCCGTGGTGGTCGGCGACGACCGGGCGCTGCTGCGTGCGGTGGCCCTGCTGCACCGCGACCGCTGGCTCGGCGACGGGGCCCTGTCGCTGGTCCCGGTGGGCACCTCGGTGCAGCTCGCCCACTCCCTCGGCGTGCCCGCGGGCGCCGTCGCGGCGGCCCGCGCCGTGCTCGACGGGGCGGTGCGGCGGCTCGACCTGCTCGTCGACGAGTCCGACGGCGTCGTCCTGGGCGGCCTGACGATCCCCGCGCTGCGCTCGGCCGCCCGCGCCGAGGCGTCGGTCTGGCACGCCGCCCGCTCCCTCGTCCGCACCCTGGTCGGCCCCGCCCCGCCCGCCCCCGCGCCCCGGCACCACCGGCTGCGCGTGGAGGCGGACGGCGTGGTGCTCGCGGACCTGGACGATCCGGTGGAGGCCGTGTCGGTGCGCGCGGGCCCGGACGGCCGGGCGGAGGTCGTCGTGCGGCGCCGGGCCGTCCCGGCACCGCTCCGGGCCGACGCGCTGTCCGTCACCGTCTCGGGCCCGGACTTCCGCTACCGCGCCGACACCCATGTCACCGGCCCGGTCCGCACCCGTACCTGGACCGTCCGCCCCGGCGCCTGGGGGCTGACCCTGCCGGCGGCCTGA
- a CDS encoding GbsR/MarR family transcriptional regulator, translating into MSGNEEAISRFVERFASELTEAGMQRMAARVFAALLASESGSMTSQELAGQLRISPAAVSGAVRYLSQVNMVGREREPGSRRDRYVLHNELWYEAFANRDQILTRWEKVLRDGADVLGPGTPAGTRMAETAEFFEFVQRELLAMMDRWRAHKAARADG; encoded by the coding sequence ATGAGCGGCAACGAGGAGGCCATCTCGCGCTTCGTGGAGCGCTTCGCTTCCGAGCTGACCGAGGCGGGCATGCAGCGGATGGCCGCCCGGGTCTTCGCGGCGCTGCTGGCCTCGGAGAGCGGATCGATGACCTCGCAGGAGCTGGCCGGGCAGTTGCGGATCAGCCCGGCGGCCGTCTCCGGCGCCGTCCGCTACCTCTCCCAGGTCAACATGGTCGGGCGCGAACGCGAGCCCGGGTCCCGCCGTGACCGCTACGTCCTCCACAACGAGCTCTGGTACGAGGCCTTCGCCAACCGCGACCAGATCCTCACCCGCTGGGAGAAGGTGCTGCGCGACGGCGCCGACGTGCTCGGCCCGGGGACCCCGGCGGGCACCCGCATGGCGGAGACGGCGGAGTTCTTCGAGTTCGTCCAGCGGGAGCTGCTGGCCATGATGGACCGCTGGCGCGCCCACAAGGCCGCCCGCGCCGACGGCTGA
- a CDS encoding ABC transporter ATP-binding protein, producing the protein MTKAITVSGLHKSFGRTRALDGLDLAVETGEVHGFLGPNGAGKSTTIRVLLGLLRADSGAAQLLGKDPWHDAVALHRRVAYVPGDVTLWRNLSGGEVIDLCGRLRGGLDPGRRAELTERFELDPTKKGRTYSKGNRQKVALVAAFASDVDVLILDEPTSGLDPLMEEVFQQCVREERDRGRTVLLSSHILSEVESLCDRVSIIRGGRTVETGSLAELRHLTRTSIVAELDAPPDGLAGMPGVHALDVRGRRVGLQVDTDRLDPVLRSLTASGVRSLTCTPPTLEELFLRHYAPQEPATRQSPGEEARR; encoded by the coding sequence ATGACGAAGGCAATCACCGTCTCCGGCCTCCACAAGTCGTTCGGCCGGACCCGCGCACTGGACGGCCTCGACCTGGCCGTCGAGACCGGCGAGGTCCACGGATTCCTCGGGCCCAACGGCGCCGGCAAGTCGACCACCATCCGCGTCCTGCTCGGCCTGCTGCGCGCCGACTCCGGCGCCGCCCAGCTGCTCGGCAAGGACCCCTGGCACGACGCCGTCGCCCTGCACCGGCGCGTCGCCTACGTCCCCGGCGACGTCACCCTGTGGCGCAACCTCTCCGGCGGCGAGGTCATCGACCTCTGCGGACGGCTCCGCGGCGGCCTCGACCCGGGGCGCCGGGCGGAACTGACCGAGCGGTTCGAGCTCGACCCCACCAAGAAGGGCCGCACCTACTCCAAGGGCAACCGCCAGAAGGTCGCCCTCGTCGCCGCCTTCGCGTCCGACGTCGACGTGCTGATCCTCGACGAGCCGACCTCCGGGCTCGACCCGCTGATGGAGGAGGTCTTCCAGCAGTGCGTGCGCGAGGAGCGCGACCGGGGACGGACCGTGCTGCTGTCCTCGCACATCCTCAGCGAGGTCGAGTCCCTCTGCGACCGGGTCAGCATCATCCGGGGCGGCCGGACGGTCGAGACCGGTTCGCTGGCCGAACTGCGCCACCTCACCCGCACCAGCATCGTCGCCGAGCTCGACGCGCCGCCCGACGGGCTCGCGGGCATGCCGGGGGTGCACGCGCTGGACGTGCGGGGGCGGCGGGTCGGCCTCCAGGTCGACACCGACCGCCTCGACCCGGTGCTCCGCAGCCTCACCGCCTCCGGCGTGCGGTCCCTGACCTGCACACCGCCCACCCTGGAGGAGCTGTTCCTGCGCCACTACGCGCCCCAGGAGCCGGCGACGCGGCAATCGCCCGGGGAAGAGGCGCGGCGATGA
- a CDS encoding ABC transporter permease, whose translation MSATTATAAGPAARRAAGYGRLAGTGALLRLALRRDRVVLPLWILVTALLVVSGAGTLEGLYATPAERAAAAASMNADSSMRSLVGPVFGDSVGALVAWRFGVFAAVLAAVMSLVTVVRHTREEEETGRQELLSAAVVGRRAPLTAALLTALTANLLVAAAVTAGLAGRGAAGALALGLAIGGTGMVFGALAAVVAQITESARLAKGATAGLLGLAFALRAAGDSQRSAGVPLPTRLSPLGWAEHVRPYAPEGERWWLLPVLALAAAAGAATAYALASRRDVGMSFLPASPGPAEGRIATAAGLARRLQRGAFAGWAAAFLAAGAVFGGMADGAAGLVGDNAQARGIFERMGGSAGLTEAFLATMAGLFGMIGALYTVASVMRLHGEETSGRAEPVLASSVGRIRWAAGHLVIAFGGSAVLMLLAGTGLWLGHGRDLGPLPAAALVQLPAMWTLGGLAVLLHGALPRAAVAAWGATGAAVAVGWIGPAFDVPRPVLGLSPFGHLPKLPGGAMTWPPVAVLLLVSASLTTAGLVALRRRDVLT comes from the coding sequence ATGAGCGCCACCACCGCCACGGCGGCCGGGCCCGCCGCCCGCCGCGCCGCGGGCTACGGACGACTGGCCGGCACGGGAGCCCTGCTGCGCCTCGCGCTGCGCCGGGACCGCGTCGTGCTGCCGCTGTGGATCCTGGTCACCGCACTGCTCGTGGTCAGCGGCGCCGGCACGCTGGAGGGCCTGTACGCCACCCCGGCCGAACGTGCCGCGGCCGCCGCGTCGATGAACGCCGACAGCTCCATGCGCTCCCTCGTCGGACCGGTCTTCGGCGACTCCGTCGGCGCCCTCGTCGCCTGGCGCTTCGGGGTCTTCGCGGCCGTCCTCGCCGCCGTGATGAGCCTGGTCACCGTCGTGCGGCACACCCGCGAGGAGGAGGAGACCGGCCGTCAGGAGCTGCTGTCGGCGGCCGTCGTGGGACGCCGCGCGCCGCTGACGGCCGCCCTGCTCACCGCGCTGACCGCCAATCTGCTCGTCGCCGCCGCCGTCACCGCCGGCCTGGCCGGCCGGGGGGCCGCGGGGGCGCTGGCCCTCGGGCTCGCCATCGGCGGCACCGGCATGGTCTTCGGCGCTCTGGCGGCCGTCGTCGCGCAGATCACCGAGAGCGCGCGGCTCGCCAAGGGCGCCACGGCGGGCCTCCTCGGGCTCGCCTTCGCGCTGCGCGCGGCGGGCGACTCCCAGAGGTCCGCCGGCGTCCCGCTCCCGACCCGGCTCTCCCCCCTCGGCTGGGCCGAGCACGTCCGCCCCTACGCCCCCGAGGGGGAGCGCTGGTGGCTGCTGCCGGTCCTCGCCCTGGCCGCCGCGGCCGGAGCGGCCACCGCGTACGCGCTGGCCTCGCGGCGGGACGTCGGCATGAGCTTCCTGCCGGCCTCGCCCGGCCCCGCCGAGGGCCGGATCGCCACCGCCGCCGGCCTCGCCCGGCGGCTCCAGCGCGGCGCGTTCGCCGGCTGGGCGGCGGCCTTCCTCGCCGCCGGGGCCGTCTTCGGCGGCATGGCCGACGGAGCGGCCGGTCTGGTGGGCGACAACGCGCAGGCGCGCGGGATCTTCGAGCGGATGGGCGGGAGCGCCGGTCTCACCGAGGCGTTCCTGGCCACCATGGCGGGCCTGTTCGGCATGATCGGCGCGCTGTACACGGTCGCCTCCGTGATGCGGCTGCACGGCGAGGAGACCTCGGGGCGCGCCGAGCCGGTCCTGGCGTCGTCGGTCGGCCGGATCCGCTGGGCGGCCGGCCATCTGGTGATCGCCTTCGGCGGCTCGGCGGTGCTCATGCTGCTCGCCGGAACGGGCCTGTGGCTGGGCCACGGCAGGGACCTCGGCCCGCTGCCGGCCGCCGCGCTGGTGCAGCTCCCGGCGATGTGGACGCTGGGCGGGCTCGCGGTCCTGCTCCACGGGGCGCTGCCCCGGGCTGCGGTGGCGGCGTGGGGCGCCACCGGGGCGGCGGTGGCGGTCGGCTGGATCGGTCCCGCTTTCGACGTCCCCCGCCCGGTGCTCGGCCTCTCGCCCTTCGGCCACCTGCCCAAGCTGCCGGGCGGTGCGATGACGTGGCCCCCGGTCGCGGTGCTGCTCCTCGTGTCGGCGTCCCTGACGACCGCCGGCCTCGTGGCC